The Chitinophaga caeni genome segment TGTGGACTTCTACGCTTTTTCATCGCATAAAATTTATGGTCCTACGGGGATCGGTGTACTGTATGCTAAGGAAAAATGGTTGGAAGCGCTGCCTCCATACCAGGGCGGTGGTGATATGATCAAAACCGTGAGCTTCGAAAAAACAGTATATAATGATCCACCGTTAAAGTTTGAAGCGGGTACCCCGGCAATCGCGGAATCCATCGGTTTAGGTGCGGCATTGAAATATTTAAAGAGCCTCGATTTAGAAGGTCTTCATGCCTATGAGGCCCACCTGAATAAAGTAGCGCTCGAAAAATTACTGGAAATCGACGAGTTACGTTTGATCGGTAATGCCGCCCAAAGAAACGGGGCGATCTCATTCCTCGTTGGGAAACATCACCCGACAGATGTAGGTGAGCTCCTGGATCAACAGGGCATCGCGGTAAGAACCGGTCACCACTGTACGCAACCCTTGATGGATCTATTCGGCATCCCCGGTACAGTACGTGCTTCCCTTACATTTTACAATACTGAAGAAGAAATCAACAAATTGGTAGCCGGTATCAAGAAAGCGGTCATCATGTTGAATAAATAATTGTGAAGAGATGACTATTAAAGAACAACAGGACGCTATCATCAGCGACTTCGAGATGTTTACCGATTGGATGGATAAATACGAGTATATTATTCAACTGGGGAAAGATTTGCCTATTATCGAGGAGCAATATAAAACCGACGATAACCTGATCCGCGGCTGCCAGAGTAAGGTTTGGCTACATGCAGATTACAAGGACGGTAAATTATTCTTCTCGGCCGATAGCGATGCGCTCATCACCAAGGGTTTGGTATCTTTAGTGATCCAAGCTTTAAACGGTCAACCGGCGAAGGACATCGCGGAAGCGGAATTGTACTTCATCGAGAAGATCGGTTTACGTAGCCACTTATCCCCTACCCGTTCCAACGGTTTGTTGGCAATGATCAAGCAGATCAAGCTATACGCGGTAGCCTATCAACTTAAATCCTCTCAAAATTAAAATATGAGTGAGAATATCGAATTAGAAATGAAGATCAAGGAAGTGCTGCATACCGTGTACGACCCAGAAATTCCGGTAAATATTTACGACCTCGGGCTGGTATACCAAGTAGAAGCAAAAAACGATGGGAATGTATTGATCGTAATGACGCTCACCGCGCCGGGCTGCCCGGTTGCAGGCGATATCATGCAGGAAGTAACCCAAAAAGTACAAGCCTTGGAAGGAGTAACCGATGCGGATGTCCGGTTAACCTTCGATCCACCATGGAATAAAGACATGATGACGGAAGAAGCCAAGTTGGAGCTCGGGTTTCTTTAAAAATATCAATTACAAACGCCTCGAAAAGGGCGTTTTTTTATTCCCCGTAAATGAGCTTATTGATCTAGCATCTTAAATACCAAGCATTAAGTATCCCTATCTTGGAAAAAAATTATATTTTTATCCCCATACAATTACCTATGCGGCATCTATCGCCAATAGATGA includes the following:
- a CDS encoding SufE family protein → MTIKEQQDAIISDFEMFTDWMDKYEYIIQLGKDLPIIEEQYKTDDNLIRGCQSKVWLHADYKDGKLFFSADSDALITKGLVSLVIQALNGQPAKDIAEAELYFIEKIGLRSHLSPTRSNGLLAMIKQIKLYAVAYQLKSSQN
- a CDS encoding metal-sulfur cluster assembly factor — translated: MSENIELEMKIKEVLHTVYDPEIPVNIYDLGLVYQVEAKNDGNVLIVMTLTAPGCPVAGDIMQEVTQKVQALEGVTDADVRLTFDPPWNKDMMTEEAKLELGFL